TCCAGACTTTTCTTTGTGCTCCATAAATATCACGTTCCATATCGGCGGTGAACCTCTCCCAATGTTCTCCTTTTATTTTCCTGATCTCCATATTTACTCTATTCCTTGTTTCTCTGTATATGGTGTAATTCTCTTCGGTTGAGACACTCTTATAGCGCAGATAACTCCTCTTCTTTTCCTCCGCAAGTACTTTCACTTGATGATTGAACCAGGGCTTGGTGTTATTCCTTGAATTCAGATTAATTTTCCTCTTTCCTACCGCTTCCTCGGCCGCTTCGTGTATGCATCTCCTAATAATATTCCATATACCCTCCACGCTCTCCTGTGGTAACCTCTGCCTGAAGTTTCTGATTTAGCCTACATTCGTACAGGTTTCTGGTGGTATCGTCGTCAAATGATTCCATGTTATATTTTTCGACTATAATTggtctcttcttcattttacgGTGATTTTCCAAAACGAATTTTCCGAGAACTAGGTTGTGATATGTTCCGGTATTGGCAGAGGTAAGgacccttacatcctgtatctcaTCTGGTGTGAAAGATCTATTAGTTATTATATAGTCAATTGTAGACTTTTGTCCTCTAGTGTTGCAAAAGGTGTACTTATGTTGATCCCTGTGTGGAAAATACGAGTTGTTTATTCTCATTTCGTTCCTTGCACAAAAATCATTCAGTAAGTCTCCATTTTCATTTAACACGGATTCATTAAATCGTTGTTTCACTCCATCAATTTCCTCTGATCCTATCCTAGCATTGAAGTCACCAAAAAGTATTATTCTTCCGCTATTGTCAATTTTGTCGATGGTGTTTTGTAGCTCTCTATAGAAAACATCTGATTCTTCTCTTGTCTTCGACATATCCGGTGCGTAGATGCTCACAAGATGTAGATGTCCCCTGGGAAGGATAAGTGTTACCCTTAGTATTCTGTCACTTACGTATTCGATGGTGTCTATTAGATCAACGCATTTTTCATGCAGAAGTATACCAACTCCGGAGTGGGCTCGATCGTGTTTTGGCTTTCCACTATAGCAtaagacataattttcatattttatagtACCCTGACCTTTACGTTTTGTTTCAGAAAGTCCACATATGTCCACCCTATGTCTATTCATCTCTAAAAGGATCTCCTGATCCTTTCCCTTCCATGACGTAATATTCCAGCAGGCTATTCTAGtgattttccgttttcgtttgttCCTTTTCCGCGCTTGTTTCGTTTCCAAAATCCGTCCGATATCCGAGGCTATACCTTCATTTCTGTGAGCAGTATGTGATTTTACCTTGGGCAGAGAACTAACCTTACCCAAGAACCCTCCTCCTTTATCCGGGCTTGGGACCGGCAGCAACTTCGACTGAACTACTCAATCCGCCCAGTTTCCATCGCTGGCGGTCGGCGGAGTTTCTATTCTATTTTCTATAATTCGTGTTggtattttcttttgtttttgtttcaacAAAAAGAGCGCAGTTTATCTCGTGCCTCTCAAGGATATTGTTTATGAGGTGTTTTCTTGGTGTATAGCTGTTGAGGTTGGCGTACATAATCCTAAGTTTCGACATGAACTTGCGTGTTTATACCTCCTCCGATGGGTTGTGTGGGTGAAATAGATGAAGGACTTTCCAGATCGAACATTAGAAGATAAAGCCTGTTTCCTGAAAAATGGGCCACTGTGTCGATTGAGTATTGGTCAACAAATCTTTTCCTAAGTTTGGCAATTAGTTCTTCCctgtttgtatttttatttttgttcaatttgTGTATGTATGTGTCGATTATCATGTCATGTATCGTTACGACTGAATGTAATTTTGTGTTTCTCTTTATTTCTTTATCGATTTCCATAGACTTTTTGTTGAGGGGTTTTATTTGGCTATTGGGTATGCCATCTATCGGTTTCGTTGGTCTACGGGGGCATTTTAGCGACCAAGCTGCGTGATCCTCTGAGCCACATGAAACGCACTTTGGAGGAAGTTGGCTGCTACACTTGCTGTGATGATGAGAGCCTTCACATTTGGTGCATTTGATGGGACTGGTGCAATTTTCTCGAGTGTGTTCAAAAGATTGGCAACGGGAACAAGGTTGTGGGATTGGTGCAGGTGGATTGCTAGGATATACTAGGTAATATCTGTTCTTGTAGAATAATCCTTCATTTAGTTCTCTCAAGATGATTTTAAGCAGGGTGTTATAATTCGAATCATCAAGGTTGGTTTATTTGTTGCTCTAGCTTCTGTTATTTATCAATGACCTACCAACTTATCTAAGAAGGAGAATTTTAAGACATTCTCGTGGAAACCGGGCTTTGCTGAGGatgataagaataattttgttcgCTGACGATGCATCTATAGCTGTTTCTGCGAACACATTGGAGGAGTTACAGCGTTTGTGTGAACTTCTGGTCCAGAGCTTTGTGGAATGGTGCCAATTGAATGCTATTATGCTGAATGTCAGCAAGActgaattggttcatttctcACTGACAAATGTTGGTTCTAAAAAATTTGTAATACGTGTTGTAGACACCAGTATTCCTTCGAACGATAGCATCAAGTTCCTCGGTGTTCATATTGATCAACATCTGAAATGGAACACACATGTTGATGCAgtgtgcaaaaaaattaattgctcCTACTATGCAATAGCAAGAATTAAGGATACGCTTCCTGTGAGACACCTTATAAGTGCCTATTATAGCTTGGTGTACAGTCATTTGTGCTATAATATATTGTTATGGGGAAATTCCTCGGAAGTTAACAGGGCCTTCATAATTCAGAAGAGAATACTACGAATGATGTTCGGTGCTGCTCCGCGGTCCTCTTGTAGACTTCTTTTTGTTGAGAAGGGTATCCTCACCTTGGCctccattttcattttgaaatgtcTCATATACATAAAGGAGAATGAGAGTTGTATTAACAAACTTTCTAGTTTTCACTCTCATAACACTAGAAACAAGGAAATAATATCCTATCCGAAACACAAAACTTCTAAGTTTGAGACGTCCCCGATGTATCAAAGTATTAAGCTCTTCAATCATCTTCCACTTAGTGTACAAACCTTAACTCTTAGTAAATATAAGAAAGTTGTCAAGacattgttattaaaaaaaggGTATTACACGATAAATGAGTACATGTATGATAGTTTAGAAAATTCATTgtaaaattgattatttcatCTATGACGTGTCCTATACATAAAATTGTTATGTCtggaaggatcaataaattatactatactatactactaTACTATGATACGTTTACAATATCGATGTTCCACCTGCATGCGATGGAGATATTCGCTGATTtctatttctgaaatatcaagTTCAACCGAACCAACCACTACACTGTATGAAGCATAAAATTCTCTGGTTGTTGTGTTGGTTTTATTTTGGGATGGATGTGTTTTTttaaaattctgaattttttcttctgCGACAAGTTTATTGAGGGTAACCACTATTAAGTTTTTATTCTGATTGGTTTTAAGTAGAAATCCTTGTTTTGTTGATAGAATAGAATCTTCTGAGTTTGGATACTCTCCTTCCCATATGTTGGAAAGATCTTTGCGTAGTAAGGATTCAGCAGTTTTTATATAAAATAAGTGCTTATATTGTTTATTAGTAATGTCTTTCATTTTCGCGGAATAGTTTCTTTTGTGGATTacttttgttgattcaacattaGTGGCTTGCAGTGTATCTGGAGAATTATTTTGAACGTGTGTGTGAATAATGGAATTCCCTTCTGTtgtttgataattttttgtGGGCCTCACATGGGTCCGATAAATGATAGGAGGTGACATTATTGTGTTAGGAATTTCTTGTACAGGCggaaattgttttttgtttggaTTTAGCTGAGTGGGCGAATTTGGATCTCTATTCCTCTTTCTTTTGTGGCGCAGTTTTCTCCATTCTCCATTGTCTTCAATCTCCATTTCAGTGTATTCACCATCACTCGAAGAATTCATCATAAACAGAGATGAAAAATTTCGCTATTTATCAACACCGTTTGCAGACCGTCGTATTTGATATCTGATCGCGACAGATGCTCAACATCGACTGTATTATTTCATTTTGCTGAGTTTTAGAATGTCAAAAAAACGTGGTGCAATTTTGGAGCTGTTTCATCAAGGTAAGCGTCAATGCGAAATTGTTCTTTTGCCCAATGTGCTTCGACAAACCGTGTCCGATGCAATTTGCCGTTTTAACCCTTTCGCTACCTGCGTACACAAATGTGTACAGCTACTACTAAGCGTTTTGAATGCTGTTGTAACGCTAACCAAGAATGATTTAATCTATCTGCTTCCAACGTAGACATTTGTGTATGCATTCAGCATGACGGGGTAATCCATAGTGCCGTTTGAACCGGCAATGCATGAACTGAACTTGAATCTTCACAGACATCTTCGGTTGAAGGTTAGGGCGTGTTACATAGATCACTACGGACAATTTACTATGCATGTCAGATAGCTCCTATGTAGTAGTCAATTTTATTCATAGTTCATGAAAGTTCGTAGTTTGCATTGAAAGTGGAACAAATACAATTTGATTGATATTTTCGTTCGTAATTTTCTTTGAAATTGTGTACACAATTGTGCACTGCAGTAGTACAGTGTTGTAAAATACGTATAACAGCAATTTTTAGATGaggtttttatatttatttcatgcaTCAGTTTGGCGCTCCATAATGTCAAAATTTAAGCCTCTCACTGAAAAGGAACTATTAGAATGCATGGATAATTTGTCTGATCTCGAAGATATTGATATCCAGGGTGATTTCGAGGACGATGAATGGGAAAATAATGAGACCGTTGCTGATCCACTATCAGAGGACGAAAGTCAAGAAGAAGGGGAGAAAATTAGCATAAATGCTGAAGGAATTGATGCTCAACCTTTACTTCCTACAGTGGGTCCGTCGAAAGTTAAAAGTGGATCGAGTGCTGCCAGAGGGCCGAGAGTAATTGATGCAGGAGACTTTTTAGCTTCTTACGGTTTGACCGCCAAAGCTGatataaaatggaaaaaaaaataatacctaCCAAACACCCCCAATTATGTGGTATTCGCCtacaattgaagaagtagtaGATTTGGAGAGCCCCACACattttttcgaacaatatttcacAAATCAACTCATTGAAAGTATGGTTGAAAATACCAACCTGTATGCAGTGCAACAAGGATCCCGTTTTCATCCGACAAATGCAGCGGAGATGAAGGTTTTTGTGGGTATCCACATATTGATGGGCAATATTCGCTACCCAAGGGTACAAAAATATGTATTGGGAGGCGAGATTGGAGGTTCCTTTGATAGCTAATAGTATGCAACGTAATCAATTCTATAAATTGAGGCAACATCTCCATTTTGTTGACAATCTGGAAAAGCCTAATAATAATGACCGTTTTTGGAAGGTTCGACCACTTTTCGATTCTATTCGGAACAAATGTCTGACCCTTCCTCTAGAACTCAGTCTAAGCATAGGTGAACAGATTGTACCATTCAAAGGTAAGCTGGATGTAAAACAATATGTGAAGGGAAAGCCATGCCCTTGGggaattaaaatatttgcactTTGCGGTGCCAGCGGCCTGTTGTACGATTTCTTATTGTACCAAGGCTCTACTACTGAATTAGACGAAACATTCAAGAAGCATTTGGGATTAGGCGCTGCAGTGGTATGGAAGTTGGCAGAAAgaatttcggaagaaaataTTCAGCTCTATTACCATAACTATTTCTCAAATTACCAACTTCTTCAATGTTTGAGACAAAAACAAATTTGGGCATCCGGAACAGCACGCTTAGATCGTTTCAAAGCACCTCTTTTTTCATCAGATAAAGTGTTGCAAGCAAAAGGTCGCGGGACGTCTGAGGAACTCATCAGTGGAGACGGAGAAGTTATTCTCACCAGATGGTATGACAACAAAGCTGTGAATATGGCTTCCAATTTTATGGGAATTGGCGAAACATATGTCTGCAAAAGGTGGGACAAGAAACAAAAGCAATATGTGTATGTGACAAGACCGAAAGTTGTTCAGCAGTATAATTTGAACATGGGTGGCGTTGATAAGCTCGATTTCCTCGTGTCGCTTTACAGGTCATTCATACGAACCAAGAAGTGGACCCTAAGGATGTTCACGCACGGAATTGATCTAGCATGTGTCAACGCATGGCTTCAATATAGGTCAAAGACCACTGCACTAGGTCTgccgaaaaaacaaattttggaTTTACTGCATTTCAGAGCTTATGTGGGGGAAGCattgatattattatcaaaATCAGGACCAAGGAAAAGGGGGCGACCATCTGTTGTAACTGATGGCGAGCCACAAACAGCTAGATCTTCCACTAGACCAAGACCAGAAGTAAGAACCCTTGACGATATTCGTTTTGATGGAATGAACCATCTACCTGAGGTAGATGAGAAGAGGTAGATGAGAAAAGCTTCGCATCTAGatgtaaaaatgaaaattgtgcTGGGCGATCACGTACCATGTGTTCCAAATGTAAGATCCATTTATgtcttacaagaaaatcgaattgcttcatgaaatgaaattttaattttcaaattacataTTCGGTAATCAAAAGGTTAAGTAGCTTTGCCATGATGGTCGTCGTCCAGGAAGTTGGAGAAAAAGCACGGTCAATACAATACAATGCTAGCAATTGCAAAATCGTCAAGAAGCTAGACAATCGAAATCCGGGGGTCTCCATGATGAAAATAGCCGGTGATAGCGGTATCAACCGTGAAACAAAAAGTTCAACTCCTCTCGGATGAAAACAAGCGCCTACGACTCCAAAGGTGCCGCCAATTCCTTCGTCTCGCCGCTGGTAAGCAATGGGAACGCATTCTCTTCAAAGACGAGAAGCTTTTCACCATAGAGCAATTCCACATTAACCAAAACTACAGAGTCTGGTCTGCAGAAGCTCCCGGTAATTCGGCCTCCGTAGAACACTATCAAAATCTGCAATCCGTCATTGGTCTGGGGCGGAATTTGCGCCAGCGACAAAACACTCTTGGTATTCGTGGATCAAGGGATCAAAAGCAATCAAAAAGTTTACTTAGCCTCTAGTCGAGGCCGTGGTACTTTCGTGGGCCCAGCATCACTTCAGCAACACGCAATGGACCTTTCAACAGGATTCCGCTCCGGCTCACAAAGCGAAAATGACGCAAGAATGGTGTTAGACCCATTTTCCGAGTTTCATCACATCTACAGAATGGCCGCCCTACTCGCCAGATCGCGACTGGACTACAGCGTGTGGTCGATTTTGGAACTCATGGTGTGTGCTAAACACCACAAATGTTTGCAGTCGCTGAAGTAATCCCTGCGCCGGGAATGGGACCGATTAACGCCTGAGGACCTGCGGCTTATTGccgaaaatttcaaaaagcGTCTGAAGCTATATATCGCCGCCAAAGGA
The nucleotide sequence above comes from Coccinella septempunctata chromosome 4, icCocSept1.1, whole genome shotgun sequence. Encoded proteins:
- the LOC123311630 gene encoding craniofacial development protein 2-like — its product is MNRHRVDICGLSETKRKGQGTIKYENYVLCYSGKPKHDRAHSGVGILLHEKCVDLIDTIEYVSDRILRVTLILPRGHLHLVSIYAPDMSKTREESDVFYRELQNTIDKIDNSGRIILFGDFNARIGSEEIDGVKQRFNESVLNENGDLLNDFCARNEMRINNSYFPHRDQHKYTFCNTRGQKSTIDYIITNRSFTPDEIQDVRVLTSANTGTYHNLVLGKFVLENHRKMKKRPIIVEKYNMESFDDDTTRNLYECRLNQKLQAEVTTGERGGYMEYY
- the LOC123311631 gene encoding piggyBac transposable element-derived protein 3-like; translated protein: MYWEARLEVPLIANSMQRNQFYKLRQHLHFVDNLEKPNNNDRFWKVRPLFDSIRNKCLTLPLELSLSIGEQIVPFKGKLDVKQYVKGKPCPWGIKIFALCGASGLLYDFLLYQGSTTELDETFKKHLGLGAAVVWKLAERISEENIQLYYHNYFSNYQLLQCLRQKQIWASGTARLDRFKAPLFSSDKVLQAKGRGTSEELISGDGEVILTRWYDNKAVNMASNFMGIGETYVCKRWDKKQKQYVYVTRPKVVQQYNLNMGGVDKLDFLVSLYRSFIRTKKWTLRMFTHGIDLACVNAWLQYRSKTTALGLPKKQILDLLHFRAYVGEALILLSKSGPRKRGRPSVVTDGEPQTARSSTRPRPEVRTLDDIRFDGMNHLPEVDEKR